A window of Bos mutus isolate GX-2022 chromosome 3, NWIPB_WYAK_1.1, whole genome shotgun sequence genomic DNA:
cgtgtccaactcttttgcgaccccaagaactatagcccaccaggctcctctttccatgggatttgccaggcaagaattctagagtgagttgccatttccttctcgatgGAATATTCTTAACCcagggaaagtgaagtgaaagtgaaagtccctcagccGTGTcaatttgtgaccccacggactatacagtccatggaattctcaggccagaatactggagtgggtagcctttcccttctccaggggatcttcccaacccagggatcaaacccaggtctccagcattacaggccgactctttaccagctgagccacagggaagccctggtctaGACAACAGTAAATAGTGTAAACAGTGCCCAGCACCCACGTACATGCCCCTCCACTTGTCCCTCCTTTCCTTGTAAACCCAAACCAGAGTGACTTTCCAGGCATCACAGTTTTGGACTCTTtccctgccccccccacccccccttttttttttttttttactgtattttgttttcctttttaagtgaGGCAGACCAAGGTTCAGATCTCTTACTGATTCTGCAAGTATCCAGGGCAAGTAACTTGTCCTGTCTGGGCCTCAGTCtactcacctgtaaagtggggtGGTACCGTGGTCTTCCAGGGCCGTGTGAAGATGAGGGAACACACGTGATGCCCAAGCACAGCTCCTGGCCCGGAGCGGGTGTGAGAACCACTCCCCTGCCTTTCCTCTTCCCAGAGGCCCTCCCCCGCAGCGCCTGGCTCATGCTGGCCTCTGCACAACAGCACTTATTCTCAAACTTTTCAGTTTCAGGAACTcccctttttcttattttccccaTGCTTTGGAAGATTTTGATCCCAAATTGCATGTATTAAgtcattattaatttatttcccattttttatTAATCAAAGACATAGATAGCTGCCCCTCAGAGCTTCTGATCTATACAGCCCTCCGGGAGCTGCACATGGCTAACATAATTCCAGCCAGAGGCAAAGGAGTCAGCAGTGTGTGTGGTCTGGGTGGCCTGAGGAGGGCCCATGTAGTGGCACGGTGTTCATTTCCTTTTAGCTAAGAGCTGTGGAAGCAGCCTGCCTTGCGTGGGTGGATCTGCTTTCCCAGGTCACTGACCGATGGGCTGGGGGCTGAGTCTTCCCTGTGAGGCTTGAGTCCAGGGCCCCACACAAGTCCCGGACCCCTCATCTGTTTGACTCACTCCAAATAGATGGCGTGCACCAGCGCCACCCAGAACAGCGTGgggttcgtgtgtgtgtgtgtgtgtgtgtgtgtgtgtgtgtgtgtgttagtcactcagttgtgtctgactctttgcgaccccacgaactgtaacccaccaggctcctctgtccatgggactctccaggcaagaatactgaagtggattgccattcccttctccagaagatcttcccaacctaggaatcgaaccctggtttGACTCACTCCAAATAAATAGCGTGTACCAGCGCCATGCAGAAGAGCATGGGGTTCACATAGTGGGAGGTGGCAAAGCTGTCTGCATGTGGGTTCCACAGGCACCTGCTGGAGACCACCACGCTGACCTGCCCCTTGCCCCCAGTGCTGACGGAGCACACCAGCCTGTAGTGGGGCAGGGTGACAGCCCTGACCAGGTCCTGGATCTCGGCACTCAGCACTGCGGCCAGGTGGGCACATGGGGCCGGGTGGTAGGCCACACCAGCCAGCTTGCAGGGCAGGTGAGCCTGCATCAGCTCCTGCGCCCAGACCCAGGGGAACTTCACCTGCAACCTGGCTGCCCCCAGGGGaacctggagggaggggaggaggcgggTGACGGTGGGGAGTGTTTGCAACAGAGAACATGT
This region includes:
- the LOC106700901 gene encoding dynein light chain Tctex-type 5, translating into MPAFSELGMHVFPLAALSSFPKAKCKGHSPGMTTQKTRCTKDEVSRETLDKGPWPSWSGEQHSLIRSSIKKGGQPSFRKSSAGAARLSFQGLLAVRRLTQELKVPLGAARLQVKFPWVWAQELMQAHLPCKLAGVAYHPAPCAHLAAVLSAEIQDLVRAVTLPHYRLVCSVSTGGKGQVSVVVSSRCLWNPHADSFATSHYVNPMLFCMALVHAIYLE